A DNA window from Halostella salina contains the following coding sequences:
- a CDS encoding 30S ribosomal protein S15, with translation MARMHTRRRGSSGSDKPAADEPPEWSDVDDEAIEERVVELAEQGHDPSQIGMKLRDEGVKGTPIPDVKLATGKKVTEILEEHDATADLPEDLRNLMERAVRLREHMEENPQDHQNKRALQNTESKVRRLADYYRGDELDEDFTYSYDDAKERLE, from the coding sequence ATGGCACGAATGCACACCCGACGCCGCGGCTCGTCCGGTTCGGACAAGCCGGCGGCGGACGAACCGCCGGAGTGGAGCGACGTCGACGACGAGGCGATCGAAGAGCGCGTCGTCGAACTGGCAGAGCAGGGACACGACCCGAGTCAGATCGGGATGAAACTGCGTGACGAGGGCGTGAAGGGCACGCCGATCCCGGACGTCAAGCTGGCGACCGGGAAGAAGGTCACGGAGATCCTGGAGGAGCACGACGCGACCGCCGACCTGCCCGAGGACCTGCGGAACCTCATGGAGCGCGCAGTGCGCCTGCGCGAGCACATGGAGGAGAACCCGCAGGACCACCAGAACAAGCGTGCGCTACAGAACACCGAGTCGAAGGTTCGTCGCCTCGCGGACTACTACCGCGGCGACGAACTCGACGAGGACTTCACGTACTCGTACGACGACGCGAAGGAACGCCTCGAATAG
- a CDS encoding DUF7692 domain-containing protein — translation MRIRTDGDYSHRKLTIEDAADIWDCNKTEAVMRSCEFSEAMIRNLQAALQHEDMTDELAEVLSTPHVELTREVKTSVDVD, via the coding sequence ATGCGGATCAGAACCGACGGCGACTACTCGCACCGGAAGCTCACCATCGAGGACGCCGCCGACATCTGGGACTGTAACAAGACTGAGGCGGTGATGCGCTCCTGCGAGTTCTCGGAAGCGATGATCCGGAACCTGCAGGCGGCGCTCCAACATGAGGACATGACCGACGAACTTGCTGAAGTTCTCTCGACGCCGCACGTCGAGCTGACGCGCGAAGTAAAAACGTCGGTGGACGTGGATTAG
- a CDS encoding ribbon-helix-helix protein, CopG family gives MSKQIHDEEDRKAQVKFRVSESKRDALDELADDLGTSRAQLLRDAADDILDEHGDGQDEEGYVPERPDLAELYQACLRHANQKLILNLRVKGGMVAEDTRYSKNDLVGALRPLERRGYVRIQVGGVFGRNLDAEVAVRVKPECADPSKWKYRKEDDHPQGSQFRGEDGSQVVRS, from the coding sequence GTGAGTAAGCAGATCCACGACGAGGAGGACCGGAAAGCACAGGTGAAATTCCGGGTCTCTGAGTCGAAACGCGACGCACTCGACGAGCTGGCCGACGACCTCGGAACGTCCCGCGCACAGTTGCTTCGGGACGCCGCCGACGACATCCTCGACGAACACGGCGACGGTCAGGACGAGGAGGGATACGTCCCTGAACGCCCCGACCTCGCCGAACTGTATCAGGCCTGCCTCCGGCACGCCAACCAGAAGCTCATCCTGAACCTACGGGTGAAGGGCGGAATGGTCGCCGAGGACACCCGATACAGTAAGAACGACCTCGTCGGGGCGCTCCGCCCGCTCGAACGCCGCGGCTACGTCCGCATCCAGGTGGGCGGCGTGTTCGGTCGGAACCTCGACGCGGAGGTCGCTGTCCGAGTGAAGCCCGAGTGTGCCGACCCGAGCAAGTGGAAATACCGGAAGGAAGACGATCACCCGCAGGGGTCGCAGTTCCGCGGTGAAGACGGTTCCCAGGTGGTACGTTCATGA
- a CDS encoding DNA adenine methylase: MALSAFPYIGGKTNIAQWITDQLPDHRVYVEPFGGSAAVLLNKPRSDIEVYNDLDRDIVQFFEVAREQTDELVEWCRRTPFSEELHNEWGRAFYRGERPDDPVERAGRFLYLRYSQFGAKYHNHSGFKRDTLNAHVGESQSWANVEKKIRTTVDRLQGVSIQRNSFRDVIQRYDSADTLFYCDPPYLDREKLYPAGDEFEHSELADALVGLEGDALVSYTDRPEGLYEDWHVETLVSSHTAGARGEDSTKDVRERLLMNFDPKERPEFVEAGQTTLVS; encoded by the coding sequence ATGGCCCTCTCTGCGTTCCCGTATATCGGCGGGAAAACGAACATTGCGCAGTGGATCACCGACCAGCTCCCCGACCACCGCGTCTACGTCGAGCCGTTCGGGGGATCGGCCGCGGTGCTCCTGAACAAGCCTCGGAGCGACATCGAGGTCTACAACGACCTGGACCGCGACATCGTCCAGTTCTTTGAGGTCGCCCGAGAACAGACGGACGAGCTCGTCGAGTGGTGCCGGCGGACGCCCTTCTCTGAGGAGCTCCACAACGAGTGGGGGCGGGCGTTCTACCGCGGCGAGCGACCAGATGACCCCGTGGAGCGTGCCGGTCGGTTCCTCTATCTCCGGTACTCGCAGTTCGGAGCGAAGTACCACAACCACAGCGGGTTCAAGCGGGATACGCTGAACGCGCACGTCGGCGAATCGCAGAGTTGGGCCAACGTCGAGAAGAAGATCCGCACGACGGTCGACCGGCTACAGGGCGTCTCGATACAGCGCAACAGCTTCCGGGACGTGATCCAGCGGTACGACAGCGCCGACACGCTGTTCTACTGTGACCCGCCATATCTCGACCGGGAGAAGCTGTATCCCGCGGGTGACGAGTTCGAACATTCCGAGCTCGCCGACGCGCTCGTCGGGCTCGAGGGAGACGCACTGGTCTCCTATACCGACCGCCCGGAAGGGCTGTACGAGGACTGGCACGTCGAGACGCTGGTCAGCTCCCACACCGCCGGTGCACGCGGGGAAGACAGCACGAAGGACGTACGTGAGCGTCTTCTGATGAACTTCGACCCCAAAGAGCGGCCGGAGTTCGTTGAGGCTGGCCAGACGACTCTGGTTTCCTAA
- a CDS encoding exonuclease RecJ — protein MSTTGRTATAAPDAVAATLREAPFVRILAAADGDSVAASGVVARALDCPFQVSVTRTAAERERRVAAVADDHPSDAAATLVVGDDADGPALAGRETPASVTAADVARELGASPDPVLALAGVVAAGEMPGAGESASLLAAAEDRGLVERRPGVAVPTADLTDGLAHTTLVHADFSGDPTAAGAALADLDLPAERDETARRAVASLVAIAASGGDDTPPRAAAAAERALRPYATPESPFATLGGYADVLATAAEAAPGTAVALALGHDARDGALTAWRDAAERAHRALREATTGRYDGLFVARYDAAPVATTARLLRDFRSPEPVALVVGDGEAAAAAVDDRTIGAAMRAGADAVGGEAGGDGHTGYARFDPDEDDGAASPDTKEFIAAFRGAL, from the coding sequence ATGTCCACCACGGGTCGAACCGCAACCGCCGCGCCCGATGCCGTCGCCGCGACGCTCCGCGAGGCCCCGTTCGTCCGGATCCTCGCGGCCGCGGACGGCGACAGCGTCGCCGCCAGCGGCGTCGTCGCACGCGCCCTCGACTGCCCGTTCCAGGTCAGCGTGACCCGGACGGCGGCCGAGCGAGAGCGCCGTGTGGCGGCCGTCGCGGACGACCACCCGAGCGATGCGGCCGCGACGCTGGTCGTCGGCGACGACGCCGACGGGCCGGCGCTCGCAGGCCGCGAGACGCCAGCCAGCGTCACCGCCGCCGACGTCGCCCGTGAACTGGGCGCGTCGCCGGACCCGGTGCTCGCGCTGGCCGGCGTCGTCGCCGCCGGCGAGATGCCGGGCGCGGGTGAGAGCGCGAGCCTCCTTGCCGCTGCGGAGGACCGGGGCCTGGTCGAGCGCCGGCCGGGTGTCGCCGTCCCGACCGCGGACCTGACGGACGGGCTCGCGCACACGACGCTGGTCCACGCCGACTTCTCCGGGGACCCGACGGCGGCCGGCGCGGCCCTGGCCGACCTCGACCTGCCGGCGGAGCGGGACGAGACGGCACGCAGGGCCGTCGCTTCGCTGGTCGCGATCGCTGCGAGCGGGGGCGACGACACCCCGCCGCGAGCCGCGGCGGCGGCAGAGCGCGCGCTCCGGCCGTACGCGACGCCCGAGTCGCCGTTCGCGACGCTCGGCGGCTACGCCGACGTGCTGGCGACGGCCGCGGAGGCCGCCCCCGGCACCGCAGTCGCGCTGGCGCTGGGCCACGACGCCCGCGACGGCGCGCTGACGGCGTGGCGCGACGCGGCCGAGCGCGCCCACCGGGCGCTCCGCGAGGCGACGACGGGCCGGTACGACGGCCTGTTCGTCGCCCGCTACGACGCCGCGCCGGTCGCGACGACCGCCCGACTGCTCCGGGACTTCCGGTCGCCGGAGCCGGTCGCGCTCGTCGTCGGCGACGGCGAGGCGGCCGCCGCGGCGGTCGACGACCGCACTATCGGCGCAGCGATGCGGGCCGGTGCGGACGCTGTCGGCGGCGAGGCGGGCGGCGACGGACACACCGGCTACGCGCGGTTCGACCCGGACGAGGACGACGGGGCGGCGAGCCCCGACACCAAGGAGTTCATCGCGGCCTTCAGGGGGGCACTATGA
- a CDS encoding SWIM zinc finger family protein, which yields MSSQPQSATWEPSDDLPNRLGGTPTLSMPDDWTLTTPWQRAQEETDDGGPINHAERMVFLSGSENPHRVTFALEGTDLLTKCDCKAFQFNEWCAHVASLWWQWVIGEIVVHHLDTGREYPAPPCWLSLDDRTDLPTDDLTPAELDAYLTCDLGDVGVREYARHTDRRPGTVGNLLSRARDTVGDQR from the coding sequence ATGAGCAGCCAGCCACAGAGCGCGACGTGGGAGCCGAGCGACGACCTGCCGAACCGACTCGGTGGGACTCCGACGCTGTCCATGCCCGACGACTGGACGCTCACGACGCCCTGGCAGCGCGCTCAGGAGGAGACGGACGACGGCGGCCCCATCAACCACGCAGAGCGCATGGTGTTCCTGAGCGGTAGCGAGAACCCACACCGCGTCACCTTCGCGCTCGAAGGGACGGACCTGCTCACCAAGTGCGACTGCAAGGCCTTCCAGTTCAACGAGTGGTGCGCTCACGTCGCCAGCCTGTGGTGGCAGTGGGTCATCGGGGAGATCGTCGTCCATCACCTCGACACCGGCCGCGAGTACCCAGCGCCACCATGCTGGCTGTCCCTCGACGACCGTACCGACCTCCCGACCGACGACCTCACTCCTGCCGAACTGGACGCCTACCTCACCTGCGATCTCGGCGACGTAGGCGTCCGCGAATACGCCCGTCACACCGACCGCCGACCGGGGACCGTCGGAAACCTGCTGTCCCGAGCCCGCGACACGGTGGGTGATCAGCGGTGA